A window of Festucalex cinctus isolate MCC-2025b chromosome 6, RoL_Fcin_1.0, whole genome shotgun sequence contains these coding sequences:
- the LOC144020236 gene encoding calcium uniporter protein, mitochondrial-like isoform X1 has translation MASIVGKVAGRLLGSLGARRSASKAPRPATFLHKVPQLGVCQAVFCSTRPPPTEVSLRYKHGRLALEVPLTCRSETCLFFLQPMLMTVGNLVSELQREDPGATATVLSKDGERVAYNTLIEALLIDKQFQLVINNTVYNVHAPEKVCKSSEHALQLDDMKHVVHLLHTALHLPEHQLIQERQLLERLDSLKQELSPLEKMKAQLSHTAEDQTSRAVWTGLALLSVQGGALAWLTWWVYSWDVMEPVTYFVTYATSMGAFAYYVLTKEDYVYPNAKDRQFLHYFYKGATKKKFNVEKYNELKDELAQVEDDLKRLRNPTQLQLPIEQIQPKP, from the exons GTGCCTCAGCTTGGAGTTTGTCAGGCTGTGTTCTGCAGCACGCGCCCGCCCCCTACAG AAGTGTCGCTCAGGTACAAGCACGGCCGCCTGGCACTGGAGGTGCCGCTGACGTGCAGGAGCGAAACGTGCCTCTTCTTTCTGCAGCCCATGCTCATGACGGTGGGCAACCTGGTCAGCGAGCTGCAGAGGGAGGACCCCGGCGCCACCGCCACGGTGCTCTCCAAAG ATGGTGAACGTGTAGCTTACAACACGCTGATCGAAGCCCTGCTGATAGACAAGCAATTCCAGCTGGTCATCAACAACACCGTTTACAACGTCCACGCACCGGAGAAAG TGTGCAAGTCTAGCGAGCACGCGCTGCAGCTGGACGACATGAAGCATGTGGTGCACCTGCTGCACACGGCCCTACACCTGCCCGaacaccaactgattcaagagCGCCAGCTACTGGAGAGACTGGACAGCCTCAAACAAGAGTTGTCCCCTCTGGAGAAG ATGAAGGCGCAGCTGTCTCACACCGCCGAGGACCAAACGTCCAGAGCGGTTTGGACGGGTTTGGCGCTTTTGTCCGTGCAGGGCGGCGCCCTGGCCTGGCTCACATGGTGGGTGTACTCGTGGGACGTCATGGAGCCCGTCACCTACTTTGTCACGTACGCCACCAGCATGGGGGCCTTCGCCTACTACGTCCTCACAAAGGAG GATTATGTCTATCCCAACGCCAAAGACAGACAGTTCCTGCACTACTTCTATAAGGGGGCTACAAAGAAGAAGTTCAATGTGGAAAAGTACAATGAACTCAAAGATGAGTTGGCTCAG gtggaggATGACCTGAAACGCCTGCGCAATCCAACACAGCTTCAACTTCCCATCGAACAGATCCAGCCCAAGCCATGA
- the LOC144020237 gene encoding caspase-6-like, translating into MSSTGKRYCTASSLQTASDAMEHTTTDSTTLCIQNLTETDAFVSNKLLDPAEEYKMDYKRRGQALIFNQERFFWRLGMNDRHGTNADRYNLEIRLKALNFDVKVYDNYKNEEVLEIIYKAAESNHSDADCFVLIFLSHGEDEHVYTYDGKISIQRITSLFKGDQCQSLVGKPKIFVWQACRGDKHDDPVVAYDAVDSELETNNGVVVDACAVHTLPAGADFIMCYSVAEGYYSHRDTVNGSWYIQDLCELLKKYGETLEFTELLTLVNRSVSARRVEISKDREAIGKKQVPCFASMLTKKLYLRPKK; encoded by the exons ATGTCCAGCACCGGAAAACGCTACTGTACAG cTTCTTCTCTTCAAACAGCAAGTGATGCAATGGAACACACGACCACAGACAGCACGA CTCTATGCATCCAGAATCTAACAGAGACGGATGCCTTCGTAAG CAATAAGCTTTTGGACCCCGCCGAGGAGTACAAGATGGACTACAAACGACGAGGCCAGGCGCTCATTTTTAACCAGGAACGTTTCTTCTGGCGCCTCGGCATGAATGATCGTCACGGCACCAACGCCGACCGCTACAACCTGGAGATCAG GCTGAAGGCGCTCAACTTTGACGTGAAGGTTTATGACAACTACAAAAACGAGGAAGTCCTAGAAATTATCTATAAAG CGGCCGAATCCAACCACTCCGATGCCGATTGCTTCGTGCTCATTTTCCTGAGCCACGGCGAGGACGAGCACGTGTACACGTACGACGGCAAGATCAGCATCCAGCGCATTACGTCGCTCTTCAAAGGAGACCAGTGCCAAAGCCTGGTTGGGAAGCCCAAGATCTTTGTGTGGCAG GCATGTCGCGGAGACAAACACGACGACCCCGTGGTGGCCTATGACGCCGTGGACAGCGAGTTGGAGACCAACAACGGGGTGGTGGTCGACGCCTGCGCTGTTCACACGCTCCCGGCCGGAGCCGACTTCATCATGTGCTACTCGGTGGCGGAAG GTTACTACTCGCACCGGGATACGGTGAACGGTTCGTGGTACATCCAGGATCTGTGCGAGCTGCTGAAGAAGTACGGCGAGACGCTGGAATTCACCGAACTCCTGACGCTGGTCAACCGCAGTGTGTCCGCGAGGAGAGTTGAGATCAGCAAGGACAGGGAAGCCATCGGCAAGAAGCAGGTGCCGTGCTTCGCCTCCATGCTCACCAAGAAGCTCTACTTACGCCccaaaaagtaa